A DNA window from Mya arenaria isolate MELC-2E11 chromosome 17, ASM2691426v1 contains the following coding sequences:
- the LOC128224411 gene encoding uncharacterized protein LOC128224411 — protein MDRDPEGQHVMSMRLSRVMKDIGVTKQGVATRRRKILTVEETSTYMLKKLFNIDCVTFIFGSQSEGTSTSGMKSDLDVFHCMMQVHVIVDWADWEPGEPRLLMIKNERSPPQHCCLQMVRDDCPLPVTTDMMPPSKEYEEIDGRVLVTNMISLDPYIRNIRKQGPSRSHFIGVDCVVAFYCQSVPKECQFLFTRPKPGHWPRHEILQEARQYGIFLVPQGHAESELSKLEWRFSTSLVERLLMFDLCIVKIRVYVFLKILRMSFFKPLVGDRLSTFHFKTALLFTVETYPPDIWQEHNLLQCAIYCLQTLQRWFKRRYCPHYTISGVDLFVGKLKKWELPLLSAFLSDVIDNIMIYVYQIEMDQIGDKMQSFIRSVHVSRVHVDAVTRFQKILLTAIPRFNRLHRACGVFQLIGKQRNGNSVEGAIVHSVKFTLQSLATTMASTCLRLPTLSNNLIYILTSGIDMCIEGSLDSDLTSGRLKLASMLYCTDQYERAELALAYTEGLLHDDVWQWCPCMRRAESLYTDRFLQRVHDLPGLEVIQSHVAVSVAFDSIESGCLPQFLEFEMYRTVGQEDKQHRHSELDDWMDHAIIDSIPFLYYLQYLTYRQLRKPERRVRALKKLHTYVFFESGGRGHIETALNVLGHCFELENMHIVAWACYARSLRLFPYNNAARWHIMRLLQQAAAQM, from the coding sequence ATGGACCGTGACCCTGAAGGGCAGCACGTGATGTCAATGAGACTGTCAAGAGTTATGAAAGACATCGGTGTGACCAAACAGGGAGTCGCCACGAGGAGAAGGAAAATCCTGACCGTAGAAGAAACGAGTACCTATATGTTAAAGAAACTCTTCAACATAGACTGCGTCACTTTTATCTTCGGAAGTCAATCAGAAGGTACATCAACATCGGGAATGAAGTCGGACTTGGATGTGTTCCATTGTATGATGCAAGTTCACGTTATTGTTGACTGGGCAGACTGGGAGCCTGGTGAACCTCGTCTGCTTATGATAAAGAACGAGCGTTCTCCGCCCCAGCACTGCTGCCTGCAGATGGTGAGAGATGACTGTCCACTGCCCGTCACTACGGACATGATGCCACCGTCTAAAGAATATGAGGAGATAGACGGCAGAGTGCTGGTGACAAACATGATATCACTTGATCCTTACATTAGGAATATTAGAAAACAAGGTCCATCGAGAAGTCATTTTATAGGTGTAGATTGCGTCGTCGCATTTTATTGTCAGAGCGTACCAAAAGAATGTCAGTTCTTATTCACAAGGCCAAAACCTGGCCACTGGCCGAGACATGAAATACTTCAAGAGGCACGCCAGTATGGAATATTTCTAGTCCCACAGGGTCACGCCGAGAGTGAACTGTCAAAACTGGAGTGGAGATTCTCTACATCGTTGGTTGAAAGGCTGCTGATGTTTGACctatgtattgttaaaatacgtgtGTACGTATTTCTTAAGATATTACGTATGTCTTTCTTTAAACCACTTGTCGGCGATAGACTCAgcacatttcatttcaaaaccgCTCTGTTGTTCACTGTGGAGACATATCCTCCCGACATCTGGCAAGAACATAACCTGCTGCAGTGTGCAATCTATTGCCTGCAGACCCTCCAACGATGGTTTAAACGTCGGTACTGTCCACATTACACGATCTCGGGTGTAGACCTATTCGTGGGAAAACTGAAGAAATGGGAGCTtcctcttttgtcagcatttcTGTCCGACGTGATAGACAACATCATGATCTATGTATACCAGATAGAAATGGACCAGATAGGAGATAAAATGCAAAGCTTCATTAGATCCGTGCACGTTAGTCGCGTGCACGTAGATGCAGTTACAAGGTTCCAAAAAATCTTATTAACAGCTATACCCCGTTTCAATCGCCTTCATCGGGCGTGTGGAGTGTTCCAATTAATTGGTAAGCAAAGAAATGGAAATTCCGTAGAAGGAGCAATTGTTCATAGTGTTAAGTTTACACTCCAGTCGTTGGCCACCACGATGGCTTCCACGTGTTTACGTTTGCCCACGTTGTCCAACAATTTGATATACATACTCACATCAGGCATTGACATGTGTATTGAGGGTTCACTGGACTCAGATCTAACCTCCGGTAGACTGAAGTTGGCCTCCATGCTGTACTGCACTGATCAGTATGAGAGGGCAGAACTGGCGTTGGCTTACACCGAGGGGCTACTTCATGACGATGTGTGGCAGTGGTGTCCGTGTATGAGACGAGCAGAATCACTCTACACTGATAGGTTTCTACAGAGGGTTCATGATTTACCTGGGTTGGAAGTGATTCAGTCGCATGTTGCGGTGAGCGTTGCTTTTGATTCAATAGAGTCCGGGTGCCTACCACAGTTCCTAGAGTTTGAAATGTACAGAACGGTCGGGCAAGAAGATAAGCAACACAGACATTCCGAATTGGACGATTGGATGGACCACGCCATCATCGACTCCATCCCATTCCTGTATTACCTGCAGTATCTCACATACAGACAGCTACGAAAACCAGAGAGAAGAGTGAGAGCGCTTAAGAAGTTGCACACctatgttttctttgaaagtGGCGGCCGTGGCCACATCGAGACGGCTCTCAATGTACTCGGTCACTgctttgaattggaaaatatgcACATCGTAGCCTGGGCATGCTACGCTCGATCTTTGCGACTCTTTCCATACAACAACGCAGCCAGATGGCATATCATGAGACTCCTTCAGCAGGCCGCTGCTCAGATGTGA